The following proteins are encoded in a genomic region of Tenacibaculum sp. 190524A05c:
- the mqo gene encoding malate dehydrogenase (quinone), producing MNFEKEYDLICVGGGIMSANLALLAKLLDPSLKILILERLEEVALESSAAWNNAGTGHAALCELNYCPEKEDGTISIEKAVRICTQFEISKQLWAYLTSEGLIEDPSKFVMPVKHHSWVTGKENSEYLEKRFEAFKNHFMFDSIEFTKDFEKMREWFPLIMNNRKEGEIMAASRIDRGTELNYGELTKELFKILEEKFDTPVHCNHQVLDVDPDTNIDWTVEVENTKTKEKQQVDAEHVFIGAGGASLLLLQKVEIEEKEGFGGFPVSGEWLVCNNKEIISQHNAKVYSKAGIGDPPMSTPHLDTRYIDGEKSLLFGPFAGFSPKFLKEGSNLDLFKSIQFDNISPMLGAFWHNLPLTKYLVHQVMMNKEDRMESLRKFMKDAKSEDWDVVKAGQRVQIIKQDEYEGGKLQFGTEVISSKDGSITCLLGASPGASTATAIMLEVLENAFPELLSSDKNKKILEKIVPFYNETVSETLFKSELNRVNRILKLND from the coding sequence ATGAATTTCGAAAAAGAGTACGACTTAATCTGTGTAGGTGGAGGTATCATGAGTGCAAACTTAGCACTGCTAGCAAAATTGTTAGATCCTTCGTTGAAAATATTAATATTAGAACGTCTAGAAGAAGTTGCTCTAGAGAGTTCAGCAGCTTGGAATAATGCAGGAACTGGACACGCTGCATTGTGTGAGCTGAATTATTGTCCAGAAAAAGAAGACGGAACAATATCAATAGAAAAAGCAGTTAGAATCTGTACTCAATTTGAAATTTCAAAACAATTGTGGGCATATTTAACTTCAGAAGGTTTAATAGAAGATCCAAGTAAATTCGTAATGCCTGTTAAACATCACAGTTGGGTTACTGGAAAAGAAAATAGTGAATACTTAGAAAAGAGATTTGAAGCTTTTAAAAACCATTTTATGTTTGATTCCATCGAATTCACTAAGGATTTTGAAAAAATGAGGGAATGGTTTCCTTTAATTATGAACAATAGGAAAGAAGGAGAAATAATGGCTGCATCTCGAATTGATAGAGGAACCGAATTGAATTACGGAGAATTAACAAAAGAATTATTTAAAATACTTGAAGAAAAATTCGATACACCTGTTCATTGTAATCATCAAGTTTTAGATGTTGATCCAGATACGAATATCGATTGGACTGTTGAGGTTGAAAATACGAAAACAAAGGAAAAACAACAGGTTGATGCCGAACATGTTTTTATTGGAGCAGGAGGAGCGAGTTTGCTATTGCTTCAAAAAGTAGAAATAGAAGAAAAAGAAGGATTCGGAGGATTCCCAGTTAGTGGTGAGTGGCTAGTTTGTAATAACAAGGAAATTATAAGCCAGCATAATGCAAAAGTATATAGTAAAGCAGGAATTGGAGATCCTCCAATGTCTACTCCGCATTTAGATACACGTTATATTGACGGTGAAAAATCATTGTTATTCGGACCTTTTGCAGGATTTAGTCCAAAATTTTTAAAAGAAGGATCAAACTTAGATTTGTTTAAATCCATACAGTTTGATAATATTTCTCCAATGTTGGGAGCATTTTGGCATAATTTACCACTAACAAAATATCTTGTTCATCAAGTTATGATGAATAAAGAAGATCGAATGGAGTCTTTACGAAAGTTTATGAAAGATGCGAAAAGTGAGGATTGGGATGTTGTTAAAGCCGGTCAACGGGTACAAATCATAAAACAAGATGAATATGAAGGAGGAAAACTTCAATTCGGAACTGAAGTTATTAGTAGTAAAGATGGAAGTATTACATGTTTATTAGGAGCTTCTCCAGGTGCTTCAACCGCAACGGCAATTATGTTGGAAGTATTGGAAAATGCTTTTCCGGAATTACTTTCTTCTGATAAGAATAAAAAAATATTAGAAAAAATAGTTCCATTTTATAATGAAACCGTTTCAGAAACTTTATTTAAATCTGAATTAAACCGAGTAAATAGAATACTAAAACTAAATGATTAA